Below is a genomic region from Sneathia vaginalis.
TATAATCTGGATACGATAACATTTGATCAGCATTTAGTATACCAACTAAAGTAACATTTGGAAAGTGAAATCCTTTTGCTAATATTTGAGTTCCTATTAGAATATCATACTTATTATTCAAAAAATCTTGGTAAGCTTTATCTATTTTTGTTTTACTTGTCATAGAATCTGCATCCATTCTTAATATTCTATCCTCATCAAAAATTTCTTTTAATCTTTCCTCTAACTTTTCTGTACCTGTACCTTTTTTTTCTAACTTCTCACTACCACAGTACTTACATCTTGTAATCATCTTATATGTCTTACCACATTGATTGCACTTTAGAATGTTGTTTTTATAGTACGTTAGACTAAAAGTACATATATCACATTCCATATTTTTTTTACAGTCTCTACACTTTAAGATAATTGAATATGCCTTTCTATTAAGTAATAGTATTACCTGTTCTTTATTTTTTAATTTTTCATTAATTCTTTCTATTAATTCATCAGTTAAAAAATCTTTTTCCTCGCTAATATCTTTTACTATATACTCAGGTAATTTTGCTCCATTATATCTATTTTTTAATATATGCTCTTCTATGTCCTTATTTTTCACCTGATACATAGTTTCAAATGAAGGAGTTGCAGAACCTAATACTACTTTTGCATTTTCAAGTAATGCCCTTTTTATTGCAACATTTTTTACATGATATCTTGGTGCTTCATCTTGTTTGTATGTACTTTCATGCTCTTCATCTATTATTATATACTTTAAATTAGAAAGATTACTAAATATTGCAGATCTAGCTCCTAAAATTACCCTTATTTTCTTTTCTTCTATGAGATTAAAGTACTTTATCTTTGCGTTCTTAGTTAATTTACTATGCCATAAGGCAATATTTTGACCAAGTGCCTTTTCCAAATTTTTCTTTAATTGACTTGTAAGTGTTATTTCTGGAACTAATAGTATGGCACTACCATCTTCTTTTAAAGCTTTTTGTATTAACTTAATATATATTTGTGTCTTACCACTACCAGTTACACCATTTATTAGATGTACTGTCTTACTAGAATTAACTATATCCAAATATACTTTTTGTTGTTCATCACTTAAATGTACTTCTTCTATTTTTGTGTTATTCTCTTTTATATCTTTATATTCTTTTTTTTCTGGTTTTTCTATTATACTAAGTAAATTACCATATGGTTCGATATAGTAGTTGTGTATAAATTGCATTAGCGAAAAAAGCTTTTCATCTAGTCTTTTATCTAGCACTTTTTCTATGTTCTTTATGCTAAACTCTTTTTTTAATACATTTACTTTCTCAACTACTATACCTTCCATTTTTTTGTTATTATAGTCAACTACACAGTATGTTCCAAGCTTTATTTCTTCATCACTTTGGTATGTGAATAGCATATTCATTTTTTTTAATTGAATATTATAGTACATAGTTCTCCTACTTTAATTCTATTATTATTGGTGTATTTTCATCTATCTTAGTACCTAACTTAACGCTTTGACTTACTACTTTTCCATGACCTTTAAATTTTATATTTTTATATTTTTTATATGATGACAATGATATTATTTGTCTTAAGCTTAAACCACTTAAGTCTGGCATCATCTTATTTTGAAGATCCAAATTAATCAATCCTAAATCACGAGGTTTACTTGTATTTTTAGCAACTACTATATTATCACTCTTATTTCTTTCTTCTATATCTGGTATATATGAAGGTTCTATTCCTTTATATTTTATGAGCTTTTCTAATAAATCTCTTGCAGGAGGTAGGGCTACTGCCGCACCATAATATGCTCCATGAGGTTCATTTATTGTTATTAACACAGAATATTTAGGTTTATCTGCTGGGAAAAATGCGAAGAATGATGAGAAATACTTTCCTTTTTCATATCCTCTAGGTCCTGCTTTTTGAGCAGTACCTGTTTTTCCACCTATTCTATAACCTGGTATTATTACACCTCTACCTGTACCTGATGTAACAACATTTTCAAGAATTTCCCTTATTTGTGCTGAAGTTGCTTCTGATATTGGAGTGTATAGAACTTGTGTCTTATTCTGTAAAACTACATTTCCATTAACATCTACTACCCTATCGACAATAAATGGTTTTAAAAGTTTTCCACCATTTATTGTAGCATTTAGTGTTGTTAACATTTGTAATTGAGTCATAGATATACCTTGTCCAAATGATACATTTGACTTTCTTACTTCAGTAAATGATTTTAATGAGAATAGTCTACCTGATGATTCAAATGAAGTATCTATACCTGTTTTTTGTGATAAACCAAATTTATGTAAGTAATTATAGAAGATATTACTGTCCATAAGTTGACCTATCTTTACCATTGCAACGTTACCTGAGTGAGTTATTATCTTAGTTATTGTAAGATCTCCTCTTGTACTTGAATCGTGG
It encodes:
- the priA gene encoding replication restart helicase PriA, with protein sequence MYYNIQLKKMNMLFTYQSDEEIKLGTYCVVDYNNKKMEGIVVEKVNVLKKEFSIKNIEKVLDKRLDEKLFSLMQFIHNYYIEPYGNLLSIIEKPEKKEYKDIKENNTKIEEVHLSDEQQKVYLDIVNSSKTVHLINGVTGSGKTQIYIKLIQKALKEDGSAILLVPEITLTSQLKKNLEKALGQNIALWHSKLTKNAKIKYFNLIEEKKIRVILGARSAIFSNLSNLKYIIIDEEHESTYKQDEAPRYHVKNVAIKRALLENAKVVLGSATPSFETMYQVKNKDIEEHILKNRYNGAKLPEYIVKDISEEKDFLTDELIERINEKLKNKEQVILLLNRKAYSIILKCRDCKKNMECDICTFSLTYYKNNILKCNQCGKTYKMITRCKYCGSEKLEKKGTGTEKLEERLKEIFDEDRILRMDADSMTSKTKIDKAYQDFLNNKYDILIGTQILAKGFHFPNVTLVGILNADQMLSYPDYRAYERSYQLIAQASGRSGREGKKGQVFIQTYDKDSILINSIITNDYNLIYEEQMKLREKLGYPPYKKHIKILFTDTNENRLNKIASSCYQYILNKLGTYAKIYPVAKCMVYKASKRYRVNINILYDRKNDKVIKKIIRKLIENRNRIVTRILVDVDPNNML